The Microterricola viridarii genome segment ACCGGCCTCGGCGCGCTGCGCCGGCGCCCGGAGGCCCGCTGGCGCAAGTCGCCGAACGACGTCGCCGAGCTGAGCGTGCTGCAGGGCAAGCTGTTCGACGCCGCCTTCGCCGCGCTGAAGCCCGGCGGCATCATCGCCTACGTCACCTGCTCGCCGCACCTCGGCGAGACGCTCGGCACCGTCAACGGCGCGCTCGCCCGCTGGGGCGACAAGCTCGAGCAGCTGCCGACCCGCGACGTGCTCGAGGCGATCGCGGCGAACCCGCTCGACATAGGCGGCAACGGCCGCACGGTGCAGCTCTGGCCGCACCGCCACGGTACCGACGCGATGTTCATCGCCCTGTTCCGCAAGCACTAGGCGCAGCCGCCCGCCCGGCGGGCACACGTCGGGAGGCATTCGGCGGATCGGGAGGCAACTGTCTACCGAAACCCGCCTCCCGATCCGCCCTCTGCCTCCCGATCGGTCGCGGCACTCCCTCGAGCCAACGGGAGGGTTGCCCCTGCCGTTGATCGAGTAGGCCCGCTAGGGCCGAATCGAGATCTGGCAACTGGGTCTCGATACGCGCCGCGGGCGGCGCTACTCGACCGGCGGGTGGGTGCCACCCGTGTCCCGGCGAGGTTGGCTTCGGTCGCTGGAGCTCCCTCGAGCCAACGGGAGGGTTTCCCCTGCCGTTGATCGAGTAGGCCCGCTAGGGCCGAATCGAGATCTGGCAACTGGGTCTCGATACGCGCCGCGGGCGGCGCTACTCGACCGGCGGGTGGGTGCCACCCGTGTCCCGGCGAGGTTGGCTTCGGTCGCTGGAGCTCCCTCGAGCCAACGGGAGGGTTTCCCCTGCCGTTGATCGAGTAGGCCCGCCAGGGCCGTATCGAGATCTCGCAACGGGGTCTCGATACGCGCCGCGGGCGGCGCTACTCGACCAGCGGGTCTGGGGGCGGGCGCCTGTCTTCCGTGCGGTTGGCTTCGGTCGCTGGCACTCCCTCGAGCCAGCGGGAGGGTTGCCCCTGCCGTTGATCGAGTAGGCCCGCCGGGGCCGTATCGAGATTTGGCAACGGGGTCTCGATACGCGCCGCGGGCGGCGCTACTCGACCAGCGGGTCTGGGGGCGGGCGCCTGTCTCTGGCGGGGTTGGCTTCGGTCGCTGGCACTCCCTCGAGCCAACGGGAGGGTTGCCCCTGCCGTTGATCGAGTAGGCCCGCCAGGGCCGTATCGAGATCTGGCAACGGGGTCTCGATACGCGCCGCGGGCGGCGCTACTCGACCAGCGGAACACACGGAACCTACGGAACCCGGCCCAACCCGGGGTTTCGACAGGCTCAACCGGCGAAGAAGCGCCCCAGCCGCCCCGCTCGCTAGCATGGGAGCCATGTCGACCCACACGCCGCGCGCCCCGCGGATCAACCCCAGCATCCTCACCGCCGATTTCGCGAACCTCGAGCGCGAGCTCGACCGCATCGCCACAGCCGACTTCGTGCACGTCGACGTCATGGACAACCACTTCGTGCCCAACCTCACGTTCGGCAAGACCATGGTGGAGCGTCTGAACGAGGTCTCGCCGATCCCGTTGGACGTACACCTGATGATCTCGGATGCCGACCACTGGGCGCCCGGCTACGCCGAGGTGGGGGCGGCATCCGTCACGTTCCACGCCGAGGCCAGCACCGACCCCGTCACGCTGGCCCGGCGTCTTCGCCAGCGCGGAGCCCGCGCCGGCATCGCGCTGAAGCCCGGCACCGACGTGGAGCCGTACCTGGAGCTGCTGCCCGAGTTCGACCAGATCCTGATCATGACGGTGGAGCCCGGCTTCGGCGGCCAGAGCTTCATGACCGACATGATGCCCAAGCTCCGGCGCGCGGCCGACGCGGTCGCCGCGAGCGGCCTGGATGTGTGGCTGCAGGTGGACGGCGGCATCAGCCTGGACACGATCGGCATCGCCGCCGAGCATGGGGCGGACACCTTCGTCGCCGGCTCCGCGGTGTACAACGTGGGGGAGCCGGACGCCCAGATTGCTGCGCTGCGGGCCGCGGCGGCGTCATCAGCCCACCAGCACTAGTAACCTGTAGAGGTGAAAACTTTCGACGCCCTCTTCGCTGAGCTCACCGAGAAGGCCCGCACCCGCCCCGAAGGTTCGGGGACCGTGCGGGAGCTCGACGCCGGCGTGCATGCCATTGGCAAGAAAATTGTCGAGGAGGCCGCAGAAGTCTGGATGGCCGCCGAGTACCAGAGCGATGAAGAAACTGCCGAGGAGATCTCGCAGTTGCTCTACCACCTGCAGGTCCTCATGGTGGCGAAGGGTCTCAGCCCCGCCGACGTGTACCGACATCTCTGATTCGCCGACCTCCGTGCCGGCATCTCATGACACCGATGATTGATCCACACGAACCAGAGAGCACCACCATGCTGAGAATTGCCGTGCCCAACAAGGGCTCACTGTCAGACACTGCCGCCCAGATGCTGTTCGAGGCGGGCTACACCGGCCGCCGCGACCCGCGCGACCTGCACACTCCAGACCCCCGCAACGACGTCGAGTTCTTCTACCTGCGCCCGCGCGACATCGCCACCTACGTCGGTTCCGGCGCGCTGGATGTCGGCATCACCGGCCGCGACCTGCTGCTGGACTCCGGCTCGCCCGCCACCGAGGTGGCCGAGCTGAACTTCGCCGACTCCACCTTCCGCTTCGCGGGCCCCTCGGACCGCTTCAGCGAGCTGAGCGACCTAGCGGGCGTGCGCGTCGCCACCAGCTACCCCGGCCTGGTCGGGGACTTCCTGCGTGAGAAGGGCATTGAGGTCGAGCTGGTCAAGCTCGACGGCGCCGTCGAGTCCGCCGTGCGCCTGGGCGTTGCGGATGCCGTCGCAGACGTCGTCTCCACCGGCGCCACCCTGCGCGCGGCCGGCCTGTCCATCTTCGGCCCCGTCATCCTGCAATCGACGGCCGTGCTGATCCGCTCAGCGGAGGAGAAGCCGGGTGTCGCCACCCTGCTCCGCCGCCTGCAGGGCGTGCTCGTCGCCCGCCAGTACGTGATCATGGACTACGACATCCGCGTCTCGCTGCTCGAGCAGGCCACGCGCGTTGCCCCCGGCATCGAGTCTCCAACGGTCTCGCCGCTGCACGACCCGGAGTGGGCCGCCGTGCGGGTCATGATCCCGCGGGCAGAGACGAACCACATGATGGACGCGCTGTACGAGATCGGCGCCCGCGCCATCCTGGTCAGCTCGATCCACGCAGCACGGCTCTAGGGGCGGCGGACATGTCCCTCTCCGTTCGCGTCATCCCCTGTCTCGACGTGGCCGATGGCCGCGTCGTCAAGGGCGTCAACTTCCAGAACCTGCGCGATGCGGGTGACCCGGTCGAGCTCGCCAAGCGCTACTTCGAGCAGGGGGCAGACGAGCTCACCTTCCTCGACGTCACCGCGACGGTCGACAACCGCTCCACCACCTACGACGTGGTGCGTGCGACCGCCGAACAGGTGTTCATCCCGCTGACCGTCGGCGGCGGCATCCGCAGCGTCGAAGACGTCTCCCGGCTGCAGGCCAACGGCGCAGACAAGGTGGGTGTCAACAGCGCCGCCATCGCCCGCCCGGCCCTGATCGCCGAGATCGCCGACCGCTTCGGCTCGCAAGTGCTCGTGCTCTCGCTTGACATCAAGCGCAGCGACCGCACAGAGTCCGGCTTCGTGGTGACCACCCACGGCGGCCGCACCGAGACCGACCTGGACGCCCTCGCCTGGGCCAGCCAAGCCATCGAGCTCGGCGTCGGCGAGCTGCTCGTCAACTCGATCGACGCCGACGGCACCAAGGCCGGCTTCGACCTCGAACTGATCCGCACCATCCGCGGCCTCAGCACGGTGCCCGTCATCGCCTCCGGCGGTGCCGGCGCGGTGGAGCACTTCCCTCCGGCCATCGCCGCCGGTGCCGACGCCGTGCTCGCCGCCTCCGTTTTCCACAACGGTGAACTGACCATCGGCGACGTGAAGAAGGCCCTCGCGGCCGAAGGGATGCCGGTACGCACATGATTGACCCGAACACTCCCGCTGGCACCGTCGAGGACGTCGCCGCCGTCATCGCCCGCGCCGCGTTCAACTCCGACGGCCTGCTGCCGGCGATCATCCAGCAGCACGACACTCGCGAGGTGCTGATGATGGGCTGGATGGATGCCGAGGCGCTCCGCCGCACGCTGACCGAGGGCCGGGTCACCTTCTGGTCGCGCTCCCGCCAGGAGTACTGGCGGAAGGGCGACACCTCCGGTCACGCCCAGTTCGTGCGCGGGGCCGCGCTCGACTGCGACGACGACGCCCTGCTGGTGCAGGTGGAGCAGATCGGCGCCGCCTGCCACACCGGCGCGCACTCCTGCTTCGACGTCGACCCCCTGCGGCCCGTCATCCTGCCCGCCTAGACCCAGCTCGACGGGCCATTCGCCCGCCGATCGCCCCGAACGGAGCACCGACATGAGCACCGGAACAACCAGCCGCGCCGACTTCGACGCCGTCGCCGCCGAGCACCGGGTGATCCCGGTGATGCGCGAGCTCTTCGCCGACGGCGAGACGCCGGTGAACATCTACCGCAAGCTCGCGGACGGACGCCCCGGCAGCTTCCTGCTGGAATCGGCCGAGCAGGGCGGCATCTGGTCGCGGTTCTCCTTCGTCGGCGTCTCCTCCTTCGGCGTGCTCACCCAGAGCGACGACTCCGTCGCATGGATCGACTACGGCGCGCCGGCCGAGCGGGTGCTCGGCGACGCGGCAGGCCTGGCGCCGCTGGCCGCGCTCGAGCAGCTGTTCGAACGGTGGAAGACGCCGCAGCTGCCCGGCCACCCGCCGCTGACCGGCGGCCTCGTCGGCTTCATCGGTTGGGAGGCCATCCGGCAGATCGAGCGTCTGCCGAACAAGCCGCCGAAGGAATCCGGCATGCCAGGCCAGGCCTTCAGCTTCGTCGCGGAGCTCGTCGTCATCGACCACAAATTCGGCACCGTCCAGCTGATTGCCAACGTGCTGAACGACGGTCGCGACGACGCCGACGCGCTGTGGTCCGACGCACAGACCCGCCTGGACTCCCTGCAGCGCCGCCTCGCCCAGCCGTCGGAGGCGTGGCTCGCCGACGTCGACATGCACACGGCGCCGAACGCGCGCTCGCGCACCGCTGAGGCCGACTTCCTGGCATCCGTCGAGACCGCCAAGGAGTACATCCGTGACGGCGACATCTTCCAAGTCGTCATCTCGCAGCGCTTCGAGCAGGACTGCACCGCGGCCCCCATCGACGTCTACCGGGTGCTGCGCAGCCTCAACCCGAGCCCCTACATGTACCTGCTCAGTCTGGAGAGCCCGGACGGCGAGCCGTACTGGATCGTCGGCTCCTCGCCGGAGGCGCTGGTCAAGGTGCAGAACAACCGCGTCTTCACCAACCCGATCGCCGGATCCCGGCCGCGCGGTGCGACTCCCGAGGTCGACGCCGACCTCGCCACCGAGCTTCTGGCCGACGAGAAGGAGCGCGCAGAGCACCTGATGCTCGTCGATCTGGCCCGCAACGATCTGGCCAAGGTGTGCACCCCTGGCAGCATCGAGGTCACCGAGTTCATGCGCATCGAGAGGTTCAGCCACATCATGCATATCGTTTCCGCCGTCGAGGGTGACCTCACGGCTGGCAAGAATGCCATCAGCGTGTTCCGGGCCACGTTCCCCGCTGGCACGCTCTCCGGCGCGCCGAAACCGCGCGCCCTGCAGATCATCGACGAACTGGAGCCGGCCCAGCGCGGTGTCTACGGGGGAGTGGTCGGCTACTTCGGCCTCGCCGGTGACGCCGACCTGGCCATTGCCATCCGCACCGTCACCATCATGGGCGGCGTGGCCACAGTGCAGGCCGGTGCCGGGCTCGTGCTCGACTCCGTCCCGCGGACCGAGTTCGAAGAGACGCAGAACAAGGCAGCGGCGCCGCTGCGCGCCGTCGCCGTCGCCAACGCGCTGCACCGGGTGCGCTGACTATGAGCGCCTCACGCTTCAAGATGCTGCTCGTCGTCGGCGGCCTGCTCTCCGCGGTGCTCGCCCTCATCGCCTGGACCCAGACCTGGGTCGTTGCACACGTCGAGGGCCTGACCGTCTCCGTCGACGGCGCCGCGGCAGCCCCTGCCCTCTCGGCACTGGCCCTGGCCGGCCTGGCCCTCGGCGGCGCGCTGGCGATCGCCGGCCCCGTGTTCCGGATCGTGCTCGGCCTGCTCGAGGTGCTGCTCGGCGTGGCCGTGGTCATCGCGTCATCCGCCGCCATCATCAACCCGGCCGCCGCCGCCATCTCCAACGTCACCACACTCACCGGCATCGCCGGCGACACCGCGGTGCTGGCCCTGATCTCGGATGCCGGCATCACCGCCTGGCCGTGGCTCGGCGTGCTCGCCGGTGTGCTGTTCGCCGCCGCCGGGGTCGGCGTGCTGGTCACCTCCCGCCGCTGGCCGGGCCCCGGCCGCAAGTACCAGGCCGTGCGCCTGGAACACGCCGACGGGGCTCCGCTCAGCGCGAAGGACGCCGCCATCGACAACTGGGACGAACTCAGCCGCGGCAGCGACCCGACCGAGCAGTAACAACCGGGCCCGCCGCACGGCGGCCCGGCCCCCAGCGGCGAAGCCGCTAGACTTTCAATCACCCCCGCCACAAACCTCTAAGGAGAACCATGAGCACAGAGTCAGTCGAGCCAGGACACGGCAATTCGCCGGCCGCATGGACCTCGGTCGTCATCATGCTCCTCGCCTTCCTCATCGGAACCGTCGCGTTCTTCCTGGAAATGGAGTGGCTCGTCTGGGCCTCTGCCGGACTCCTCATCGTCGGCCTCATCGTCGGCGGCGTCCTGGCCAAGGCCGGATACGGCGTCAACGGCGCGAAGTACGCTCCGAAAGCCCACTAGCGCGTGCTCACCGAGCTCACCGCCGGCTCCGTTGAAGACGCAGAACAGCGGCGCCTGAGCCGGCCATACGCCACCGTTGAGGCCGCGGCCTTGGCGCGCCCTGCGGCCATCGACGCCTGGAGTGCGCTGGCCCCGGCCGACCGCGTCAAGGTCATCGCCGAAATCAAGCGGGCCAGCCCGTCCCGCGGGGCGCTGGCCGAGATCCGCGATCCCGCCGCCCTGGCCACCGCCTACGAACAGGGCGGGGCCAGCGCGATCAGCGTGCTCACCGAGCAGCGCAAGTTCGGCGGCTCGCTCGCCGACCTGGAGGCGGTGCGCGCTGCGGTGAGTCTGCCGGTGCTGCGCAAAGACTTCATCGCCACGCCATACCAGGTGCTGGAGGCCCGCGCAGCGGGCGCCGACCTGGTGCTGTTGATCGTGGCGGCGCTCGAACAGCCGCTGCTCGCCGAGCTGCACACGCTGATCCTCGAGCTCGGCATGACGCCGCTGGTCGAGACGCACAGCGCCGACGAGCTGGAGCGGGCCATCGACCTCGGTGCCTCGCTCATCGGCGTCAACGCGCGCAACCTGTCGACCTTCGAGCTGGACAAGAACCTGTTCGGTGAGCTGTCCGGCCGCATCCCGGCCGGCACCATCAAGGTCGCCGAGTCCGCGGTGCTCTCCGCCGCGGATGTCGCGCACTACCGCGCGGCCGGCGCCGACGTCGTACTCGTCGGAGAGGCGCTCGTCACGAGCGACCCCATCCGCACGCTCTCTGAATTCCTGGCGGTGTGACATGACCAACCCTTCCGGCAACCTGCGCGACGAGCTCGGGCCCTACTTCGGTGACTTCGGCGGGCGGTTCGTGCCCGAGTCCCTCGTGGCGGCCCTCGACGAGCTCACCGTCGCCTACGAACTGACCAAGAAGGACCCGGCGTTCGCCGCCGAGCTCACCGCGCTGCACAAGACCTACACCGGCCGGCCGTCGATCATCACCGAGGTGCCCCGCTTCGCGGAGCACGCCGGCGGTGCCCGCATCATCTTGAAGCGCGAAGACCTGAACCACACCGGCTCGCACAAGATCAACAACGTGCTCGGCCAGGCTCTGCTCACCAAGCGCATCGGCAAGACCCGTGTCATCGCCGAGACCGGCGCAGGCCAGCACGGCGTCGCCACCGCGACCGCCGCCGCCCTGTTCGGCTTCGAGTGCGTCGTCTACATGGGCGAGGTCGACACGGAGCGCCAGGCCCTGAACGTGGCCCGCATGCGCCTGCTCGGTGCGGAGGTCGTCGCCGTCAAGGCAGGATCGCGCACCCTGAAAGACGCCATCAACGACGCCATGCGCGACTGGGTCACCAACGTCGAGAACACCAACTACATCTTCGGCACCGTCGCTGGGCCCACCCGTTCCCGGCCATGGTCCGCGACTTCCAGAAGATCATCGGCGAGGAGGCCCGCGCTCAGGTGCTCGAGCTGACCGGCGCGCTGCCGGATGCCGTCGCCGCCTGCGTCGGCGGTGGCTCCAACGCGATGGGCATCTTCCACGCCTTCCTCGACGACCCCTCCGTAGCCCTGTACGGCTACGAGGCGGCCGGCGAGGGCGCAGAGACGCCGCGCCACGCCGCCACCATCACCAAGGGCCGTCCGGGCGTGCTGCACGGCGCCCGAAGCATGATGCTGCAGGACGAGGACGGCCAGACCTACGAGTCGCACTCCATCTCCGCCGGCCTGGACTACCCGGGCGTCGGCCCGGAGCACGCCTGGCTGAACAGCATCGGCCGGGCGAACTACCGCCCCGTCACGGATGCCGCCGCGATGGACGCGCTCCTGCTGCTCAGCCGCACCGAGGGCATCATCCCGGCGATCGAGTCCGCGCACGCCCTCGCCGGCGCGCTGGAGCTCGGCCGCGAGCTCGGCCCCGACTCGACCATCCTGGTCAACCTCAGCGGCCGCGGCGACAAGGACATGGAAACCGCCGGCCGTTACTTCAACTTGATCGATGCGGGAGCCAAGCAGTCATGAGTTCCGTTGAAGCAGCAATCCGCACGCGCGTCGAAGCCGGCAGCGGCGCCCTGATCGGCTACCTGCCGGTCGGCTTCCCGAGCCTGGGTGGCAGCATCGACGCCGCCGTCGCGCTCGTCGAGAACGGCGTCGACGTGCTCGAGATGGGCCTGCCGTACTCCGACCCCGTGATGGACGGCAGCGTCATCCAGGCCGCCACCCAGAAGGCCCTGGCCGACGGGTTCCGGTTGCGCGACGGCTTCGAGGCCGTGCGCGCCATCACCGCCCAGGTCAGCGCCCCGGTGCTGATCATGACCTACTGGAACCCCGTCGTGCAGTACGGCGTCGAGCGCTTCGCCGACGACCTCGCCGCGGCCGGCGGCGCCGGGCTGATCACCCCCGACCTCATCCCCGATGAGGGAGCAGACTGGATCGCCGCCTCAGAGCGCACCGGCCTGGACCGCGTCTTCCTCGCAGCACCCACCTCGACGCCGGAGCGCCTGCGCCGCGTCGTCGAGGCCAGCCGCGGCTTCGTCTACGCCGTCTCCACCATGGGCATCACCGGTGCCAGGGCAGACGTCGATGCGGCCGCCCGCGGCCTGATCGAGCGCCTGCGCGAGGCCGGCTC includes the following:
- the rpe gene encoding ribulose-phosphate 3-epimerase, with product MSTHTPRAPRINPSILTADFANLERELDRIATADFVHVDVMDNHFVPNLTFGKTMVERLNEVSPIPLDVHLMISDADHWAPGYAEVGAASVTFHAEASTDPVTLARRLRQRGARAGIALKPGTDVEPYLELLPEFDQILIMTVEPGFGGQSFMTDMMPKLRRAADAVAASGLDVWLQVDGGISLDTIGIAAEHGADTFVAGSAVYNVGEPDAQIAALRAAAASSAHQH
- a CDS encoding phosphoribosyl-ATP diphosphatase, with the translated sequence MKTFDALFAELTEKARTRPEGSGTVRELDAGVHAIGKKIVEEAAEVWMAAEYQSDEETAEEISQLLYHLQVLMVAKGLSPADVYRHL
- the hisG gene encoding ATP phosphoribosyltransferase, whose protein sequence is MLRIAVPNKGSLSDTAAQMLFEAGYTGRRDPRDLHTPDPRNDVEFFYLRPRDIATYVGSGALDVGITGRDLLLDSGSPATEVAELNFADSTFRFAGPSDRFSELSDLAGVRVATSYPGLVGDFLREKGIEVELVKLDGAVESAVRLGVADAVADVVSTGATLRAAGLSIFGPVILQSTAVLIRSAEEKPGVATLLRRLQGVLVARQYVIMDYDIRVSLLEQATRVAPGIESPTVSPLHDPEWAAVRVMIPRAETNHMMDALYEIGARAILVSSIHAARL
- the hisF gene encoding imidazole glycerol phosphate synthase subunit HisF, encoding MSLSVRVIPCLDVADGRVVKGVNFQNLRDAGDPVELAKRYFEQGADELTFLDVTATVDNRSTTYDVVRATAEQVFIPLTVGGGIRSVEDVSRLQANGADKVGVNSAAIARPALIAEIADRFGSQVLVLSLDIKRSDRTESGFVVTTHGGRTETDLDALAWASQAIELGVGELLVNSIDADGTKAGFDLELIRTIRGLSTVPVIASGGAGAVEHFPPAIAAGADAVLAASVFHNGELTIGDVKKALAAEGMPVRT
- the hisI gene encoding phosphoribosyl-AMP cyclohydrolase, which translates into the protein MIDPNTPAGTVEDVAAVIARAAFNSDGLLPAIIQQHDTREVLMMGWMDAEALRRTLTEGRVTFWSRSRQEYWRKGDTSGHAQFVRGAALDCDDDALLVQVEQIGAACHTGAHSCFDVDPLRPVILPA
- a CDS encoding anthranilate synthase component I; this encodes MSTGTTSRADFDAVAAEHRVIPVMRELFADGETPVNIYRKLADGRPGSFLLESAEQGGIWSRFSFVGVSSFGVLTQSDDSVAWIDYGAPAERVLGDAAGLAPLAALEQLFERWKTPQLPGHPPLTGGLVGFIGWEAIRQIERLPNKPPKESGMPGQAFSFVAELVVIDHKFGTVQLIANVLNDGRDDADALWSDAQTRLDSLQRRLAQPSEAWLADVDMHTAPNARSRTAEADFLASVETAKEYIRDGDIFQVVISQRFEQDCTAAPIDVYRVLRSLNPSPYMYLLSLESPDGEPYWIVGSSPEALVKVQNNRVFTNPIAGSRPRGATPEVDADLATELLADEKERAEHLMLVDLARNDLAKVCTPGSIEVTEFMRIERFSHIMHIVSAVEGDLTAGKNAISVFRATFPAGTLSGAPKPRALQIIDELEPAQRGVYGGVVGYFGLAGDADLAIAIRTVTIMGGVATVQAGAGLVLDSVPRTEFEETQNKAAAPLRAVAVANALHRVR
- a CDS encoding Trp biosynthesis-associated membrane protein produces the protein MSASRFKMLLVVGGLLSAVLALIAWTQTWVVAHVEGLTVSVDGAAAAPALSALALAGLALGGALAIAGPVFRIVLGLLEVLLGVAVVIASSAAIINPAAAAISNVTTLTGIAGDTAVLALISDAGITAWPWLGVLAGVLFAAAGVGVLVTSRRWPGPGRKYQAVRLEHADGAPLSAKDAAIDNWDELSRGSDPTEQ
- a CDS encoding DUF6704 family protein, translating into MSTESVEPGHGNSPAAWTSVVIMLLAFLIGTVAFFLEMEWLVWASAGLLIVGLIVGGVLAKAGYGVNGAKYAPKAH
- the trpC gene encoding indole-3-glycerol phosphate synthase TrpC codes for the protein MLTELTAGSVEDAEQRRLSRPYATVEAAALARPAAIDAWSALAPADRVKVIAEIKRASPSRGALAEIRDPAALATAYEQGGASAISVLTEQRKFGGSLADLEAVRAAVSLPVLRKDFIATPYQVLEARAAGADLVLLIVAALEQPLLAELHTLILELGMTPLVETHSADELERAIDLGASLIGVNARNLSTFELDKNLFGELSGRIPAGTIKVAESAVLSAADVAHYRAAGADVVLVGEALVTSDPIRTLSEFLAV
- the trpA gene encoding tryptophan synthase subunit alpha, giving the protein MSSVEAAIRTRVEAGSGALIGYLPVGFPSLGGSIDAAVALVENGVDVLEMGLPYSDPVMDGSVIQAATQKALADGFRLRDGFEAVRAITAQVSAPVLIMTYWNPVVQYGVERFADDLAAAGGAGLITPDLIPDEGADWIAASERTGLDRVFLAAPTSTPERLRRVVEASRGFVYAVSTMGITGARADVDAAARGLIERLREAGSTSACVGVGISTPEQVREVLGYADGAIVGSALVKALADGGVDAVGALARELAAGKNAL